The following are encoded in a window of Staphylospora marina genomic DNA:
- the purF gene encoding amidophosphoribosyltransferase gives MRDESIFDFDKLNEECGVFGVIGHPDAALLTYYGLHALQHRGQESAGIVATNGERFFVQRGLGLVTEVFNSENLQKLKGHTAIGHVRYSTAGGTGLANAQPLVFNYARGELAIATNGNLVNASRLRRELEEQGSIFQTTTDTEVFAHLIARSRAETLEEAVKEALQRVVGAYALLIMTNDEVIIAEDPHGLRPFAMAKMGGGWVFSSETCAFDVIGAQFVREVVPGEMIIFDKNGMRTSRFAEKRERRTCSFEFVYFARPDSNIAGINVHAARKRMGKILAREAAVEADVVTGVPDSSISAAIGFAEETGIPYELGLIKNRYVGRTFIQPSQELREQGVKMKLSAVSGVVSGKRVVMVDDSIVRGTTSRRIVNLLREAGATEVHVRITSPPVKNPCFYGIDTPDREELVASSKTVEEIRKEIGADSLAFISTEGMLEAIGRPSAGEARWNCLACFTGEYPTAIEQEKAGRTSR, from the coding sequence ATGCGCGATGAAAGCATCTTCGACTTCGACAAGCTGAACGAGGAGTGCGGAGTGTTCGGGGTGATCGGTCACCCCGACGCCGCCCTGCTCACCTATTACGGCCTGCACGCCCTTCAGCATCGGGGACAGGAAAGCGCGGGAATCGTTGCCACCAACGGAGAGAGGTTTTTCGTGCAGCGCGGGCTCGGTCTGGTGACGGAAGTGTTCAACAGCGAAAACCTGCAGAAGCTCAAAGGACACACCGCCATCGGCCATGTGCGTTACTCCACGGCCGGAGGAACGGGGCTGGCCAACGCCCAGCCGCTGGTGTTCAATTACGCCCGCGGAGAACTGGCCATCGCCACCAACGGCAATCTGGTCAATGCTTCCCGTCTCCGCCGGGAGCTGGAGGAGCAGGGGTCCATCTTCCAGACCACGACGGACACGGAGGTGTTCGCTCATCTCATCGCCCGGTCCCGGGCCGAAACGTTGGAGGAAGCGGTCAAGGAAGCCTTGCAGCGGGTCGTCGGGGCATACGCGCTGCTCATCATGACCAACGATGAAGTGATCATCGCCGAAGATCCGCACGGACTCCGGCCGTTTGCCATGGCCAAGATGGGGGGCGGATGGGTTTTCTCTTCCGAAACCTGCGCCTTTGATGTGATCGGGGCCCAATTCGTCCGCGAAGTGGTTCCCGGTGAAATGATCATCTTCGACAAGAACGGCATGAGAACATCCCGCTTTGCCGAGAAACGGGAGCGCAGAACGTGTTCCTTTGAGTTCGTGTACTTTGCGCGGCCGGATTCCAACATCGCCGGCATCAACGTGCATGCCGCCCGGAAGCGGATGGGCAAGATTCTGGCCCGGGAAGCGGCCGTGGAAGCCGACGTGGTGACGGGGGTGCCCGACTCCAGCATTTCGGCGGCGATCGGTTTCGCCGAAGAGACCGGCATTCCCTACGAACTGGGGCTGATCAAAAACCGCTACGTGGGCCGCACGTTCATCCAACCCAGTCAGGAACTGCGGGAGCAGGGCGTCAAAATGAAGCTGAGCGCCGTCAGCGGAGTCGTCTCCGGCAAACGGGTGGTCATGGTGGACGATTCGATCGTCCGGGGCACCACCAGCCGGCGGATCGTCAATCTGCTCCGGGAGGCGGGCGCCACCGAGGTGCATGTCCGCATCACCTCTCCGCCGGTGAAAAACCCCTGTTTCTATGGCATCGACACTCCGGACCGGGAAGAGCTGGTGGCATCCAGCAAAACCGTCGAAGAAATCCGCAAAGAGATCGGGGCGGATTCGCTGGCGTTCATCAGTACGGAAGGCATGCTGGAGGCGATCGGCCGCCCTTCCGCCGGAGAGGCGCGGTGGAATTGCCTGGCCTGTTTCACCGGGGAATATCCCACGGCCATTGAACAAGAAAAAGCGGGGAGGACAAGCCGATGA